A region of Dioscorea cayenensis subsp. rotundata cultivar TDr96_F1 chromosome 5, TDr96_F1_v2_PseudoChromosome.rev07_lg8_w22 25.fasta, whole genome shotgun sequence DNA encodes the following proteins:
- the LOC120259870 gene encoding dormancy-associated protein homolog 3-like — protein sequence MGLLDKLWDDTVAGPQPDTGLSKLRKPASFSIRSISGKEEQVDEPRVTRSIMIKKPAGSPSTGNGTPPTSPAGSTPPVSPFSGGKQWNRFRRKSSSDAYERGAVVDVGPRNPPPPYEN from the exons ATGGGCCTCTTGGATAAGCTTTGGGACGACACCGTCGCCGGTCCTCAGCCGGACACCGGTCTCAGCAAGCTCCGAAAGCCAGCATCCTTCTCGATCCGTTCGATCTCCGGCAAAG AAGAACAAGTGGATGAGCCAAGGGTGACGAGATCTATAATGATAAAGAAACCGGCGGGTTCGCCGTCGACGGGGAACGGAACCCCTCCAACGTCGCCCGCTGGAAGCACTCCTCCGGTATCCCCCTTCTCTG GAGGAAAACAATGGAACCGTTTTAGGAGGAAGTCATCATCGGATGCATATGAACGAGGAGCAGTGGTGGATGTCGGACCTAGGAATCCCCCTCCTCCTTATGAGAATTGA